One segment of Toxotes jaculatrix isolate fToxJac2 chromosome 8, fToxJac2.pri, whole genome shotgun sequence DNA contains the following:
- the pou3f2b gene encoding POU domain, class 3, transcription factor 2: MSGGGGAEPRCASQYTWQSAWEPPVGRRGSVKCEVPLIRATSPAPRVMATAASNHYNILTSSASIVHSEPGSMQQATAYRDAQSLLQSDYPLQSNSHTLSHAHQWITALSHGEGAPWSSSPLGAEQDIKPAVQGSRDEMHNSSSNLQHQSRPPHLVHQTHGNHHDGRAWRTTTTAHIPSMATTNGQSLIYSQPGFSVNGLIPSSGQGMHHHNLRDSHEDHHSPHLSEHGHPPSQHQHQHRPQSHHDHSDEDTPTSDDLEQFAKQFKQRRIKLGFTQADVGLALGTLYGNVFSQTTICRFEALQLSFKNMCKLKPLLNKWLEEADSTSGSPTSLDKIAAQGRKRKKRTSIEVSVKGALESHFLKCPKPAASEIITLADSLHLEKEVVRVWFCNRRQKEKRMTPPGGALPGSEDVYGDTPPHHGVQTPVQ, translated from the coding sequence ATGAGCGGCGGGGGCGGGGCGGAGCCCAGGTGCGCCTCGCAGTACACTTGGCAGAGCGCCTGGGAGCCGCCTGTGGGCAGGAGAGGATCTGTCAAATGCGAGGTTCCTTTAATAAGAGCGACCAGTCCGGCTCCGAGAGTCATGGCGACCGCAGCGTCTAACCACTACAACATCCTCACCTCCAGCGCATCCATCGTGCACTCGGAGCCCGGCAGCATGCAGCAAGCCACGGCGTACCGGGACGCACAGAGCCTGTTGCAGAGCGACTACCCGCTGCAGAGCAACAGCCACACGCTCAGCCACGCACACCAGTGGATCACGGCGCTGTCCCACGGAGAGGGAGCCCCGTGGTCCTCCAGCCCGCTCGGCGCAGAGCAGGACATCAAACCCGCGGTGCAGGGCTCCCGGGACGAGATGCACAACTCCAGCAGCAACCTGCAGCACCAGTCGCGACCGCCCCACCTGGTGCACCAGACGCACGGGAACCACCACGACGGCCGGGCGTGGAGAACCACTACCACGGCGCACATACCAAGCATGGCGACGACGAACGGCCAAAGCCTTATTTACTCCCAGCCGGGCTTCAGCGTGAACGGGCTGATCCCGAGCAGCGGGCAGGGAATGCACCACCACAACCTAAGAGACAGTCATGAAGACCACCACAGCCCGCACCTCAGTGAACACGGGCACCCTCCGTCccagcatcagcaccagcaCCGGCCGCAGAGCCACCACGACCACTCGGACGAGGATACGCCGACCTCGGACGACCTGGAGCAGTTCGCCAAGCAGTTCAAACAGCGGAGGATCAAGCTGGGCTTCACGCAGGCGGACGTGGGACTCGCCCTGGGGACACTGTACGGAAATGTGTTTTCCCAAACCACCATATGCAGGTTTGAGGCCCTGCAGCTCAGCTTCAAAAACATGTGCAAGCTGAAGCCTCTGTTGAACAAGTGGCTGGAGGAGGCGGACTCCACCTCGGGCAGCCCGACCAGCCTGGACAAAATCGCGGCGcaggggaggaaaaggaaaaaacggACTTCAATCGAGGTAAGCGTAAAGGGAGCCTTGGAGAGCCATTTTTTGAAGTGCCCTAAACCGGCAGCGTCGGAAATAATCACCCTGGCGGACAGTCTGCACCTGGAGAAAGAAGTGGTGAGGGTTTGGTTTTGTaacaggagacagaaggagaaacgCATGACCCCTCCCGGAGGAGCTCTGCCGGGGAGCGAGGATGTGTACGGGGACACGCCGCCGCACCACGGGGTCCAGACCCCGGTCCAATGA